GCTCCGCCATTGAGATAATCTGCCCCATTTCCGCCATCAAGAGTATCGTCCCCGCCATTGCCAAAAAGCTTATCATCCCCATCTTGACCAGTTAATGTATTTTCTCCACTATTACCTCTTAAGATATTGTTTAGGACATTACCAGTGGCATCGATATTATTAGAACCGGTGAGATTAAGATTTTCTACATCGGCAGAGGCAGTAAAGCTAACAGAAGAATAAATTAAATCAGTACCTTGTGAGAAATTTTCTGTAACGGTATCGCTAGTACTGTCAACCACATAAATATCATCCCCATCTCCACCTGACATGGCATCATGTCCATCTCCTCCATTGAGATAATCTGCCCCATTTCCTGCATCAAGAGTGTCATCCCCTCCATTGCCAAAAAGCTTATCATCCCCATCTTGACCAGTTAATGTATTTTCTCCACTATTACCTCTTAAGATATTGTTTAGGACATTACCAGTGGCATCGATATTATTAGAGCCGGTGAGATTAAGATTTTCTACATCGGCAGAGGCAGTAAAGCTAACAGAAGAACGAATTAAATCAGTACCTTGTGAGAAATTTTCTGTAACAGTATCGCTAGTACTGTCAACCACATAAATATCATCCCCATCTCCACCTGACATGGCATCATGTCCATCTCCTCCATTGAGATAATCTGCCCCATTTCCGCCATCAAGAGTGTCGTCCCCGCCATTGCCAAAAAGCTTATCATCCCCATCTTGGCCAGTTAATGTATTTTCTCCACTATTACCTCTTAAGATATTATTTGATATGTTACCAGTGGCATCGATATTATTAGAACCGGTGAGAGTTAGATTTTCTACATCGGCAGAGGCAGTAAAGCTAACAGAAGATTGAATTAAGTCAGTACCTTGTGAGAAATTTTCTGTAACGGTATCGCTAGTACTGTCAACCACATAAATATCATCCCCATCTCCACCTGACATGGCATCATGTCCATCTCCTCCATTGAGATAATCTGCCCCATTTCCTGCATCAAGAGTGTCGTCCCCTCCATTGCCAAAAAGCTTATCATCCCCATCTTTACCAGTTAATGTATTTTCTCCACTATTACCTCTTAAGATATTATTTGATATGTTACCAGTGGCATCGATATTATTAGAATCGGTGAGAGTTAGATTTTCTACATCTGCAGAGGCAGTAAAGCTAACAGAAGAATAAATTAAATCAGTACCTTGTGAGGGATTTTCTGTAACGGTGTCGCTAGTACTGTCAACCGCATAAATATCATCCCCATCTCCACCTGACATGGCATCATGTCCATCTCCTCCATTGAGATAATCTGCACCATTTCCTGCATTAAGAGTGTCGTCCCCGCCATTGCCAAAAAGCTTATCATCCCCATCTCCACCGATAAGGTTATTATTATTATCGTTGCCAATTAGTGTGCCCAAAATTAATAGTTTCTAAATACTAATAGCAGATTTGACATTAAGTATAAGACTAAATTTTTTTTCTTAGTGTAATAAAGACAATAACCTTTTAATAAGTAAAGTTATTGCTTACTATAAATAAGTTTTAATGGATAAATTAAAATAATTTTCTATAGTTTTGCCAATTAAATAAAAAAATACTTTTCATATAATTTTCTTTAAATATATTAAAACAAATTATAAGGGCCATATAAATAATTATTTTGTATTTTTTTTTCAAAATCTCTATAAACTCGAATAAGCTTAAATGCTTTTTATTGACTCAGCTTTATCTCTAAAACTTCCAAGAAGGAGTTTTAAGTAGCTAACTTTTCTTAACTTTATATTTGCTTTGAGAGACATTCCAACTTGCAGAGGCAATTCATTTCCATTGTTTAAAATTAAAGATTGAGAATTTAATTTTATACTTCCAGGGAAAAAATATTCTTGATTATTTTTTTCATTTAAATCAAGCACATCTGAACCAATTGAATCAACAATACCTTCTAAAGGAGCAAAGTCATTAGCAGGAAAAGAATCAATACTTATATCCACTGGCATTCCAATTTTAATAAAACCAATTTTGCTACTTGGTATTTTTACATCTGCCTCTAATTTGTTAAAGGGAACAATTTTCATAATAGAAAAGTTTGATTGAGCAACAAAGCCGATATTTCTTGGTCTCATATCAAAAACCATACCATTTACAGGAGACTTGATGGATTTATATCCTAATAGGACTTCAGCTTCTAATCCTTTAGCTTCTAATTCAGATACTTCAGATTCAATTTGCTTTATTTGTTGAGAAAGTATTAATGATTGCCTTTTTAAATTAATCTCATTTTCAACTATCTCACCTTCTAAGGAATTTATATCGCTTATTTTTTTAAGATAAGCTATTTCCGAAAGCGCTCCTTCATCAAATAATTCTTTGAATTTATTTTTAATTTCATCTTGAAGTTCAAACTCATTATTCAAGAATTTTAATTTACTTCTATACAATTCATTTAATTTAATTTTTTCCTCTTTTTTCAATTCCAATTCAACCTTTACTTGATTTAGTTGATTTTTTAAAGAGTTAACATTTTCTTTTAATATTTCATCATCAAGAACCAATAAAATTTGACCTTTAGATACTTCCTCGCCATCACTTACTAAAATATCTTTAACTACGCCACCTGAAGGAATATTGATAATTTTCACATCTCCAATTGGCTCAAGCTTGCCTTTTACTATTACGATTTCTTCTGTGTAAGCGAATGCCAACCAACTAATAGTTAAACCACTTACTGATAATAAACCCCAAGTCAAAGTTCTTATAAAAAAATTACTTTGTTTCAAATTTATATTATTTATTTCAAGTTTAGAAACTTTATCTTTTAATTTAATCTGTATCTTTTTAACGAAAGAATTAATCCTTTTTAGTTTCTCCAATTTATAACTCCCTAGTTTCCTGTAAAAGGGCAAAGTATCTGCCTTTATTCTCAATTAGCGCTTGATGAGTGCCTAATTCATCAATTCTACCTTCATGAAAAACTACTATTAAATTTGCTTCTTTAATAAGGGACAATCTATGCGTAATGAAAAATATCGAACCACTTTTTTGATAATTTAATAAATTCTCATATACTCTTTTTTCGGTGGAGTAATCAAGTGCACTTGTTGCTTCATCTAAAATAATAATTCTTGGATTTTTTAATAAAGTTCTTGCAATAGTAATTCTCTGTTTTTGACCTCCGCTTAATGTACTACCTTTTTCACTTATTAAAGTACTATAACCATCTGGAAGTTCCATAATAAAATCATGAGCACACGCCAATTTCGAAGCTTGAATTATATCCTTTTCGGTTGTTTCATAATCTTTTAAAGCAATATTATCTCGAATTGTTCCATTAAATAATAAAGGGTCTTGTGGAACAATACCAATTTGATTTCTTAAAGACTTTAGTTCAACTTTTGATATATCGAATCCATCTATTGAAATCTTCCCTTCATTAGGTGAATAAAGCCTATAAATAAGCTTCATAATTGTACTTTTTCCACTTCCACTTTGACCAACAATTGCCACAAAGTTATTTGGTTTAATGGAAAGATTTAATCCGCGTAAAAGATAATTTTGTTTATTATCAAATTTAAAATGAACATTTTCAAAATCTATAAATCCATTAATTTTTGGCATCATAATTTTACTTTTTTCTACTTCATTAATTTCCTTTTTTGTATTAACGATATCTGCTAATCTTTCAAAACTAATTTTAAGTTCCTGTATTTCTTGCCAAATATTGGATAGCCTAAGAAGAGGTTGAGTAACGTAACCAGAAATAATTCTGAATGCAATAAGTTGTCCTAATGATAAATAACCCTGAAGTACCATGCTTGCACCAAACCATAAAACTAATATCTGTGAAATTTTTTGGAGAACTTGACTTGATTGCATAAATATTGTTCCAGTTAATGTTTTCTCAAAACTTTTATTAATGAATCTTTCATATAATTTTTGCCATTTCAATTTACTTTTAATCTCATAGTTTTGAGATTTTACCGTTTCAATTCCATTTAAAATTTCTATAAGATGACTTTGGGATTTAGCATTTGTTTCGGCAACGCTTCTAAATTGTTTTTTAAATAAAGGTCCGCAAATAAAAGCAAGTAATATCTGAAATGGTAATACTATTAATGATATTAAAGTTAGCTTAATGCTATATGCAATCATTACTGCCAAATAAATAATTGAAAAAGCGCCTTCTAATAATGTTGTAAGAGCTTGGCTAGTTAAAAAATTTCTAATCTTTTCAAGTTCACTTATCCTTGAAGATAATTCCCCGGTA
The genomic region above belongs to Prochlorococcus marinus str. GP2 and contains:
- a CDS encoding HlyD family secretion protein codes for the protein MEKLKRINSFVKKIQIKLKDKVSKLEINNINLKQSNFFIRTLTWGLLSVSGLTISWLAFAYTEEIVIVKGKLEPIGDVKIINIPSGGVVKDILVSDGEEVSKGQILLVLDDEILKENVNSLKNQLNQVKVELELKKEEKIKLNELYRSKLKFLNNEFELQDEIKNKFKELFDEGALSEIAYLKKISDINSLEGEIVENEINLKRQSLILSQQIKQIESEVSELEAKGLEAEVLLGYKSIKSPVNGMVFDMRPRNIGFVAQSNFSIMKIVPFNKLEADVKIPSSKIGFIKIGMPVDISIDSFPANDFAPLEGIVDSIGSDVLDLNEKNNQEYFFPGSIKLNSQSLILNNGNELPLQVGMSLKANIKLRKVSYLKLLLGSFRDKAESIKSI
- a CDS encoding calcium-binding protein, with translation MGTLIGNDNNNNLIGGDGDDKLFGNGGDDTLNAGNGADYLNGGDGHDAMSGGDGDDIYAVDSTSDTVTENPSQGTDLIYSSVSFTASADVENLTLTDSNNIDATGNISNNILRGNSGENTLTGKDGDDKLFGNGGDDTLDAGNGADYLNGGDGHDAMSGGDGDDIYVVDSTSDTVTENFSQGTDLIQSSVSFTASADVENLTLTGSNNIDATGNISNNILRGNSGENTLTGQDGDDKLFGNGGDDTLDGGNGADYLNGGDGHDAMSGGDGDDIYVVDSTSDTVTENFSQGTDLIRSSVSFTASADVENLNLTGSNNIDATGNVLNNILRGNSGENTLTGQDGDDKLFGNGGDDTLDAGNGADYLNGGDGHDAMSGGDGDDIYVVDSTSDTVTENFSQGTDLIYSSVSFTASADVENLNLTGSNNIDATGNVLNNILRGNSGENTLTGQDGDDKLFGNGGDDTLDGGNGADYLNGGA